In Maniola hyperantus unplaced genomic scaffold, iAphHyp1.2, whole genome shotgun sequence, the following proteins share a genomic window:
- the LOC138404659 gene encoding uncharacterized protein, translated as MVMTRKLKYDDPRLRMGGVDIALSGEIKLLGLIIDRKLTFNAHVASVCKRAIAFYHQLARAAKVSWGLHPEVVRTIYIAVVEPVVLYAASVWAPAVDKIGIRKQLNVVQRGFAQKLCRAYRTVSLNSALLLAGILPLDLRVREAATLYEARKGVPQREIGDREVERMSSAFCSPHPAGHIDLEFKCLMNQEQLVANNDHDFNIYTDGSKIEGKVGAALSIWSGAVETKTLKLALPAYCTVYQAELLAICRAARMAAINLAGSVGIYSDSLSALQTLQNPKALHPLAVEARGFLRDALIQNKRISLFWIKAHAGLEGNERADHLAKEVALKSKRKFDYDGCPVSFVKRSIRKRSLEEWNGRYRAGETAGVTRIFFPDAVVAYRIIGKMDVDRIITQVLTGHGGFSEYLHRFKLKESPGCVCDETVDESILHLLIDCPQHSRIREDLLQQIQMELCRGSIPAILGNTKSRQIFLSFCSRVVRIVNERNRAK; from the coding sequence ATGGTTATGACGCGCAAATTGAAGTATGACGACCCGCGTCTTCGCATGGGTGGGGTTGACATTGCCTTGTCGGGCGAAATCAAACTGTTGGGGCTAATCATCGACCGAAAGCTAACATTTAACGCCCACGTCGCGAGTGTCTGCAAGCGCGCAATTGCCTTTTATCACCAGTTGGCGCGAGCAGCTAAAGTCAGCTGGGGTCTCCATCCCGAGGTAGTCCGCACAATCTACATAGCGGTGGTTGAACCGGTAGTCCTATACGCCGCCAGCGTGTGGGCGCCTGCTGTGGATAAGATTGGCATCCGTAAACAGCTAAACGTGGTCCAACGAGGTTTCGCGCAGAAGCTCTGTAGGGCATACCGCACTGTCTCCCTGAACTCGGCACTGTTGCTCGCTGGGATACTCCCCCTCGACCTCCGCGTCCGCGAAGCCGCGACGCTATATGAGGCTAGGAAGGGGGTGCCCCAGCGAGAGATAGGGGATCGAGAGGTGGAGCGGATGTCCTCGGCTTTCTGCTCGCCGCATCCCGCCGGTCATATCGACTTGGAGTTCAAGTGCCTGATGAACCAAGAGCAACTCGTGGCCAACAACGACCACGACTTCAACATATACACAGACGGCAGCAAGATTGAGGGAAAGGTGGGTGCAGCGCTATCCATATGGAGTGGCGCCGTCGAAACCAAAACCCTCAAGCTTGCGTTGCCGGCCTACTGCACGGTGTACCAGGCGGAACTGCTGGCGATATGCCGGGCGGCACGGATGGCTGCAATCAACTTGGCCGGATCGGTCGGCATCTACTCAGACTCCTTGTCGGCATTGCAGACGCTCCAGAATCCCAAAGCTCTCCACCCCCTTGCGGTGGAAGCGCGAGGGTTCCTGAGAGACGCTTTGATACAGAACAAACGTATAAGTTTGTTCTGGATCAAAGCCCACGCGGGACTGGAGGGGAACGAGCGTGCCGACCATCTGGCCAAGGAGGTGGCGTTGAAGTCGAAGCGCAAATTTGATTACGACGGCTGCCCCGTTTCATTCGTCAAGCGAAGTATCCGAAAACGTTCGCTTGAGGAATGGAACGGGCGATACCGGGCCGGTGAAACGGCCGGCGTTACGAGGATATTTTTTCCTGATGCGGTGGTGGCGTATAGGATTATAGGGAAAATGGACGTAGACAGAATCATCACCCAAGTGCTAACGGGGCATGGCGGGTTCTCAGAGTACCTGCACAGGTTTAAGCTCAAGGAGAGTCCTGGCTGTGTCTGCGATGAGACTGTCGATGAGTCGATTTTACATCTACTCATCGACTGTCCGCAGCACAGCCGAATACGGGAGGACCTACTCCAGCAGATTCAAATGGAACTGTGCAGGGGCTCTATTCCCGCCATACTCGGGAACACTAAAAGCAGGCAAATATTCCTGTCCTTTTGCTCGAGAGTAGTGAGAATTGTCAACGAAAGGAACAGAGCCAAATAA